In Blattabacterium cuenoti, the following proteins share a genomic window:
- the ftsY gene encoding signal recognition particle-docking protein FtsY, with product MFFLRKKKENFDNELKKTRESFFSKIKNLIFLKKSIDLKILDQIENLLLSADIGTKTTIKIIDSLEKKIKNDGYKSTKDLYNSLKKEIKNFFTGIVNDSNDSLEEKIKYGKKPYVIMIVGVNGVGKTTTIGKLAFFFKKKGFSTIIGASDTFRAAAINQLEIWSNKAGVPLIKQHINADPASVAYDTLQSAKSKNKDIVLIDTAGRLQNRVDLMEELSKISRVMKKIIPESPHEIMLILDASTGQNAFEQVKKFISFVKISSIILTKIEGTAKGGVIIGITDQFKIPIRYLGVGEKIEDLRKFDEIEFINSIFN from the coding sequence ATGTTTTTTCTAAGAAAAAAAAAAGAAAATTTCGACAATGAATTAAAAAAAACTAGAGAATCTTTTTTTTCAAAAATAAAAAACCTCATTTTTTTAAAAAAATCAATTGATTTAAAAATTTTAGATCAAATAGAAAATTTACTTTTATCAGCAGACATAGGAACAAAAACAACTATAAAGATTATTGATAGTTTAGAAAAAAAAATAAAAAATGATGGATACAAGTCTACAAAAGACTTATATAATTCTTTAAAAAAAGAGATAAAAAATTTTTTTACAGGAATTGTAAATGATAGTAATGATAGTTTGGAAGAAAAAATAAAGTACGGAAAGAAACCATATGTAATTATGATAGTAGGAGTAAATGGTGTAGGAAAAACAACTACAATTGGTAAGTTAGCTTTTTTTTTTAAAAAAAAAGGTTTTTCAACAATAATTGGGGCATCAGATACATTTAGAGCTGCGGCTATTAATCAACTTGAAATATGGTCAAATAAAGCTGGAGTTCCATTGATTAAACAACATATAAATGCAGATCCAGCTTCTGTTGCTTATGATACACTGCAATCTGCAAAATCAAAAAATAAAGACATAGTTTTAATTGATACGGCTGGAAGATTGCAAAATCGTGTTGATCTAATGGAAGAACTTTCCAAAATAAGTAGAGTGATGAAAAAAATAATTCCTGAATCTCCTCATGAAATTATGCTTATATTGGATGCTTCTACAGGTCAGAATGCTTTTGAACAAGTGAAAAAATTTATTTCCTTTGTTAAAATTTCTTCTATAATATTAACAAAAATAGAAGGAACAGCAAAAGGTGGAGTGATAATAGGGATTACGGATCAATTCAAAATTCCTATTAGATATTTAGGAGTAGGAGAAAAAATAGAAGATTTAAGAAAATTTGATGAAATAGAATTTATTAATTCTATTTTTAACTAA
- a CDS encoding DUF4295 family protein — translation MSKKTVENKKKIESKKMILAIKIVKSKKSGFYTFEDKIISSEEIKSFFNKEVIK, via the coding sequence ATGTCTAAAAAAACTGTAGAAAATAAAAAAAAGATAGAATCAAAAAAAATGATTTTAGCTATAAAAATAGTTAAATCAAAGAAGTCTGGTTTTTATACTTTTGAAGATAAAATAATTTCCTCAGAAGAAATAAAAAGTTTTTTTAATAAAGAAGTAATTAAATAA
- the rpmG gene encoding 50S ribosomal protein L33, producing the protein MAKKGNRIQVILECSEHRKSGISGCSRYITTKNKKNTPNRIELRKYNSILKKYTIHKEIK; encoded by the coding sequence ATGGCAAAAAAAGGAAATAGAATCCAAGTTATTTTGGAATGTTCTGAGCATAGAAAAAGTGGAATATCTGGTTGTTCTAGATATATAACAACAAAGAATAAGAAAAATACCCCAAATAGAATAGAATTAAGGAAATACAATTCCATTCTAAAAAAGTATACTATTCATAAAGAAATTAAATGA
- the rpmB gene encoding 50S ribosomal protein L28: MSKVCELTGKRVMFGNKVSHANNKTKRRFNINLCKKRFFLTKENKWITLKICTYAIRIINKIGIEKALKKFQYKKNKK, encoded by the coding sequence ATGTCAAAAGTTTGTGAATTGACAGGAAAGAGAGTAATGTTTGGTAATAAAGTCTCTCATGCTAACAATAAGACAAAACGACGTTTTAATATTAATTTATGTAAAAAACGTTTTTTTTTAACAAAAGAAAATAAATGGATTACTTTAAAGATTTGCACTTATGCAATTAGAATTATTAATAAAATAGGAATTGAAAAGGCATTGAAAAAATTTCAATATAAAAAAAATAAAAAATAA
- a CDS encoding YebC/PmpR family DNA-binding transcriptional regulator yields the protein MSGHSKWSNIQHRKSNKDFKKSKIFSKIIKEISIAVRESGKNSFRLKNAIANAKSFNVPKNSIEKAIEKNLKIKKNNYKNIIIEGRIHGISMIIECTTDNNIRTMSNVRSIIHKNGGRLCKNGELNHLYRKIGIFHVKEKNINSSIEDFELMVIDFGAKDFIKNNNIISIYTDFSYFGAMKKNLEKLEIFYHSEINYIPKINKNISNDKNKKVLDLIEKLKNNEDVDNVYSDFDIKIK from the coding sequence ATGTCAGGACATAGTAAATGGTCAAATATACAACATAGAAAATCTAATAAAGATTTTAAAAAATCTAAAATATTTTCTAAAATAATTAAAGAAATATCGATAGCTGTTAGAGAATCAGGAAAAAATTCTTTTCGCCTAAAAAATGCTATTGCTAATGCAAAATCATTTAACGTTCCTAAGAATTCTATAGAAAAAGCTATAGAAAAAAATCTGAAAATTAAGAAAAACAATTACAAAAATATAATTATAGAAGGACGTATTCATGGAATTAGTATGATTATAGAATGTACAACTGATAATAATATTAGGACAATGTCTAATGTAAGATCAATAATTCATAAAAATGGAGGAAGATTATGCAAAAACGGAGAATTAAATCATTTATATCGAAAAATAGGAATTTTTCATGTAAAAGAAAAAAATATTAACTCTAGCATAGAAGATTTTGAACTTATGGTTATAGATTTTGGAGCAAAAGATTTTATAAAAAACAATAATATAATATCTATATATACAGATTTTTCATATTTTGGGGCTATGAAAAAAAATTTGGAAAAATTAGAAATATTTTATCATTCAGAAATTAATTATATTCCAAAAATAAATAAAAATATATCAAACGATAAAAATAAAAAAGTACTAGATTTAATAGAAAAATTAAAAAATAACGAAGATGTTGATAACGTTTATTCTGATTTTGATATAAAAATAAAGTAA
- a CDS encoding DNA recombination protein RmuC, whose product MFFREEFRNQRKDTQELSQYSREQLRDYFTELKNGLTKTLTEFQDYIDKKILFHIDHQSKKLDFIYAEQEKLFKLTENNLEDIKKNVNEKLQDSLSFHLGKSFEIIGNQLLFLQEGLGEMKILAKDVSDLKRTLNHVKICGSFSEMQLSMLLQQILSPDQYASNVITKSNTNFIVEFAIKLPGLGEGNVVWLPIDVKFPKETYEKVQNAYRKGDKKNIKVSIKNMESVLKKMSRDIKDKYIDPPNTTDFAILFLPFEGIYAETVKNSSLLEELLIKYKTVIAGPSTLAAILNSLQIGFRTLAIQKRSSEVWKVLETVKQEFKKFGILLHQAQEKLQGASKDIDTLLGVRTNFIEKKLRDIENY is encoded by the coding sequence TTGTTTTTTCGTGAAGAATTCAGAAATCAAAGGAAAGATACACAAGAATTATCTCAATATAGCAGAGAACAATTACGTGATTATTTTACAGAATTGAAAAATGGATTAACTAAAACTCTAACAGAATTTCAAGATTATATTGATAAAAAAATTCTATTCCATATAGATCATCAATCTAAAAAATTAGATTTTATTTATGCGGAGCAAGAAAAATTATTTAAGTTAACAGAAAATAATCTAGAAGACATAAAAAAAAATGTTAATGAAAAACTTCAGGATTCCCTAAGTTTCCATTTAGGAAAATCATTTGAAATTATTGGAAATCAATTATTGTTTTTACAAGAAGGACTTGGAGAAATGAAGATCCTAGCAAAGGATGTTAGTGATTTAAAAAGAACATTAAATCATGTTAAAATATGTGGTAGTTTTAGTGAAATGCAACTTTCAATGCTTTTACAACAGATTTTATCTCCCGATCAGTATGCTTCTAATGTAATTACTAAATCTAATACAAATTTTATAGTTGAATTTGCGATTAAACTTCCTGGACTTGGAGAAGGAAATGTTGTATGGCTTCCTATTGATGTTAAGTTCCCAAAAGAAACTTATGAAAAAGTACAAAATGCTTATCGTAAAGGTGATAAAAAAAATATCAAAGTATCGATAAAAAACATGGAATCTGTTCTTAAAAAAATGTCTAGAGATATTAAAGATAAATATATAGATCCTCCTAATACTACAGATTTTGCTATTCTTTTTTTGCCATTTGAGGGGATATACGCGGAAACAGTAAAAAATTCTAGTTTATTAGAGGAGTTATTAATAAAATATAAAACCGTTATAGCAGGACCATCAACTCTAGCTGCTATATTAAATAGTTTACAAATAGGTTTTAGAACTTTAGCTATTCAAAAAAGAAGTTCTGAAGTATGGAAAGTTTTGGAAACTGTAAAACAAGAATTTAAAAAATTTGGAATATTACTTCATCAAGCTCAAGAAAAATTACAAGGAGCTTCAAAGGATATAGACACTTTATTAGGTGTAAGAACTAATTTTATTGAAAAAAAGTTAAGAGATATAGAAAATTATTAG
- the rho gene encoding transcription termination factor Rho, translating into MFDITELKSKKLFELQEIARSSGLKKCTQLRKNELLEKIISIFNNNNKNISSQKKDKNIPKKEYKNRKGTGTDSIFSERNKVINNGGKIREDVKFQKKHQNLSSWKKNEKYDNQTFQSPQQQSHNVDILLQKNFSNKYKSPEYEFDGIIISEGVLEIMLENYGFLRSSDFNYLSSPDDIYVSQSQIRLFGMKTGDTIRGEVRPPKDGEKYFPLIKIIEINGRNPSFIRGRDSFEHLTPLFPNEKFKLAEKNSTLSTRIVDLFTPIGKGQRGMIVAPPKTGKTTLLKEIANAIAANHPEVYLIILLIDERPEEVTDMQRNVKGEVIASTFDEPADRHVKVANIVLQKAKRMVECSHDVVILLDSITRLARAYNTVAPASGKVLSGGVDANALHKPKRFFGAARNIENGGSLSIIATAMIDTGSKMDEVIFEEFKGTGNKELQLDRKIANKRIYPAIDLVSSSTRKDDLLLDTNTLQRMWILRKHLSDMNSVEAMEFLRARIARTKNNEEFLISMNR; encoded by the coding sequence ATGTTTGATATTACTGAATTAAAAAGTAAAAAACTTTTCGAGTTACAAGAAATTGCCCGTTCTTCAGGATTAAAGAAATGTACACAATTACGAAAAAATGAACTATTAGAAAAAATAATTTCTATTTTTAATAATAATAATAAAAATATTTCTTCTCAAAAAAAAGATAAAAATATTCCTAAAAAGGAGTATAAAAATAGAAAAGGGACTGGAACAGATTCTATATTTTCAGAAAGAAATAAAGTCATAAACAATGGTGGAAAAATTAGAGAAGATGTTAAATTTCAAAAAAAACATCAAAATTTATCTAGTTGGAAAAAAAATGAAAAATACGATAACCAAACATTTCAATCTCCACAACAACAAAGTCATAATGTAGATATTTTATTGCAAAAAAATTTTTCAAATAAATATAAATCTCCAGAATATGAGTTTGATGGTATTATAATTAGCGAAGGTGTTCTAGAAATAATGCTAGAAAACTATGGTTTCTTACGATCATCTGATTTTAATTATCTATCATCTCCTGATGATATTTATGTATCTCAATCTCAAATTAGACTTTTTGGAATGAAAACTGGAGATACAATAAGAGGAGAAGTCCGACCTCCAAAAGATGGAGAAAAATATTTTCCATTAATAAAAATTATTGAAATTAATGGCAGGAATCCTTCATTTATTAGAGGAAGAGATTCATTTGAACATTTGACTCCATTATTTCCAAATGAAAAATTTAAACTAGCAGAAAAAAATTCTACACTATCTACAAGAATAGTAGATCTTTTTACTCCTATAGGAAAAGGACAAAGAGGAATGATTGTAGCTCCTCCAAAAACAGGAAAAACAACTTTATTAAAAGAAATAGCAAATGCTATTGCTGCTAATCATCCGGAAGTATATTTAATCATATTACTTATAGATGAACGGCCAGAAGAAGTAACAGATATGCAAAGAAATGTAAAAGGAGAAGTAATTGCTTCTACTTTTGACGAACCAGCAGATAGACATGTAAAAGTAGCTAACATTGTTTTACAAAAAGCAAAAAGAATGGTAGAATGTTCTCATGATGTAGTTATCCTATTAGATTCTATCACACGTTTAGCTCGTGCTTATAATACTGTAGCTCCTGCATCTGGAAAGGTTTTGTCTGGAGGAGTTGATGCAAACGCTTTGCATAAACCAAAAAGATTTTTTGGCGCTGCTAGAAATATAGAAAATGGAGGATCTTTATCAATTATTGCTACAGCAATGATCGATACAGGATCAAAAATGGATGAAGTTATTTTTGAAGAATTTAAAGGAACAGGAAACAAGGAACTTCAATTAGATAGAAAAATTGCTAATAAACGTATTTATCCAGCCATTGATCTTGTTTCTTCTAGTACAAGAAAAGATGATTTACTATTAGATACAAATACCTTACAAAGGATGTGGATTCTTCGTAAACATCTTTCTGATATGAATTCCGTAGAAGCTATGGAATTTTTAAGGGCAAGAATAGCTAGAACTAAGAATAATGAAGAATTTTTAATATCTATGAATAGATAA
- a CDS encoding DUF4293 family protein, with product MQTLYSLISIAIYFFSLYLYDEIKTKHCILLNKIILCILVLCLTLSISSLFFFKKMEIQLFLNKINIAINIINSIIILSFSSFYYYKLNVSIFFQRKMYIFFIIFLSISILKKTNKLIKKDIKLIESINRIR from the coding sequence ATGCAAACATTATATTCATTAATTTCTATTGCTATTTATTTTTTTTCATTGTATTTATATGATGAAATAAAGACAAAACATTGCATTTTATTAAATAAAATAATTTTATGCATTTTAGTTCTATGTTTAACCTTATCTATTTCTAGTTTATTTTTCTTTAAAAAAATGGAGATTCAATTATTTTTAAATAAAATTAATATAGCAATAAATATTATAAATTCTATTATAATACTATCTTTTTCATCATTTTATTATTATAAACTAAACGTATCCATTTTTTTTCAAAGAAAAATGTACATTTTTTTTATCATATTTCTTTCTATATCTATTTTAAAAAAAACTAACAAATTAATAAAAAAAGACATTAAACTAATTGAATCCATTAATAGGATACGATAA
- the prfA gene encoding peptide chain release factor 1 — MKKPLLIQKLEEYENEFQKISKSIKPHNNIFYDKEKSKEFFKRYLKLERISFLHQKYKKELNFLQEVNFIIENDKDIGMKELAFVERSNILKKISNVEKDIENVLFSSSIEENITEDNRNAIMELRSGTGGDEACLFVEDILRMYTMYFKKSGWKYKIIHAQKGGIKGYKEIILDIIGKEGIGVYGDLKFESGVHRVQRIPKTESQGRVHTSAITVAVLPQVKEIEVKINLSDVKKDTFRSSGSGGQHVNKTESAVRLTHIPSKITVECQEERSQHKNFEKAMNVLRSRIYHKRMEKQLKERSIERKSLVSTGDRSVKIRTYNYPHSRVTDHRIHKSIHDLTNFMNGDIQEMIDLLKNFDNDQNKF; from the coding sequence ATGAAAAAACCATTATTAATTCAAAAATTAGAAGAATATGAAAATGAATTTCAAAAAATATCAAAATCTATAAAGCCTCATAATAACATTTTTTATGATAAAGAAAAATCTAAAGAATTTTTTAAGAGATATCTAAAATTAGAAAGAATATCATTCTTACATCAGAAATATAAGAAAGAACTAAATTTTCTACAAGAAGTAAACTTCATCATAGAAAATGATAAAGATATAGGAATGAAAGAATTAGCATTTGTTGAAAGATCTAATATCTTAAAAAAAATTTCCAATGTAGAAAAGGACATTGAAAATGTTTTATTTTCATCATCTATAGAAGAAAATATTACGGAAGATAATAGAAATGCTATTATGGAATTACGATCTGGAACAGGAGGTGATGAAGCTTGTCTTTTCGTAGAAGATATATTAAGAATGTATACAATGTATTTTAAAAAATCTGGTTGGAAATATAAGATTATACATGCTCAAAAAGGTGGAATTAAAGGGTATAAAGAAATTATTTTGGACATTATTGGAAAAGAAGGAATAGGAGTTTATGGGGATTTAAAATTTGAATCTGGAGTACATAGAGTCCAAAGAATCCCAAAAACAGAATCTCAAGGTAGAGTACACACATCTGCTATTACAGTGGCCGTTTTACCTCAAGTAAAAGAAATAGAGGTAAAAATAAATTTATCTGATGTTAAAAAAGATACTTTTAGATCTAGTGGATCTGGAGGACAGCATGTAAATAAAACAGAATCTGCTGTAAGACTAACACACATTCCAAGCAAAATAACAGTAGAATGCCAAGAAGAACGTTCTCAACATAAAAATTTTGAAAAAGCAATGAATGTATTAAGATCACGCATTTATCATAAAAGAATGGAAAAACAATTAAAAGAAAGATCTATAGAAAGAAAATCATTAGTCTCCACAGGAGATCGTTCCGTAAAGATAAGAACTTATAATTATCCTCATAGTAGAGTAACAGATCATAGAATACATAAGTCTATCCATGATCTAACAAATTTTATGAATGGAGATATTCAAGAAATGATTGATTTATTAAAAAATTTCGATAATGATCAAAATAAATTTTAA